The following proteins are co-located in the Paludibaculum fermentans genome:
- the sppA gene encoding signal peptide peptidase SppA yields the protein MIGLTLAIIGGFVVVLGFLVVLIAFLAQRNVAKVAQNTIVELNLETNLMEQAPSDALSQFQNRGGTTLLDIVLALEKASLDPKVKGLIVRVGSSPLMPAHAQEIRDAILAFRKSKKFAIAYAEDFDGENSGLTSYYLASACDEIWLQPNSDFGVAGMRFQVPFIRGAFDKLGIAPRYEGRKEFKNAINTYLEKEFTPAHREAEQRLLDSSFSVMAQGVAQGRKLTTEAARQALSEGPYPGDRALALHLIDGLAYRDEVYEKAKVRAGKNAKLLWLGAYDSRTDDLHTDGKRIALIYGSGDIVSGRSGFDPMNGTESMGSDTVSAAFRKAVDDKDVKAIIFRVDSPGGSVVASETIWREVLRARQAKKPVIVSMSALAASGGYYVAMGADRIIAQPGTITGSIGVFTGKMYTRALWEKLGVSFDAVQTGPNAGMYDGYSDFTPEQWAVVRGSLDRIYSNFTRKVAEGRKLPLARVEEIARGRVWSGEDALARGLVDELGGFPAAIQAAKKLAHIPEKEDIELRIYPPAKGRMEALLALLNGEGEDSSDPRDEAMLSLLRSVQPMTRMMHRLGLTQRRQGWLRMPPVGVE from the coding sequence ATGATCGGGCTGACACTGGCGATTATTGGCGGATTTGTGGTGGTGCTCGGGTTTCTGGTCGTTCTGATTGCCTTCCTGGCGCAACGCAATGTAGCCAAGGTCGCCCAGAATACGATCGTCGAACTCAACCTGGAAACGAACCTGATGGAGCAGGCGCCGTCCGACGCCCTCTCGCAATTCCAGAACCGCGGCGGCACCACCCTGCTCGACATTGTGCTCGCCCTGGAGAAGGCTTCGCTCGACCCAAAAGTGAAGGGCTTGATCGTCCGCGTCGGTTCTTCCCCCCTCATGCCCGCGCACGCCCAGGAGATTCGCGACGCCATCCTCGCCTTCCGCAAATCGAAGAAGTTCGCCATCGCCTATGCCGAGGATTTTGACGGCGAGAACTCCGGCCTGACGTCCTACTATCTCGCCTCCGCCTGCGACGAAATCTGGCTCCAGCCCAACTCCGATTTCGGCGTCGCCGGCATGCGGTTCCAGGTGCCCTTCATCCGCGGAGCCTTCGACAAACTCGGCATCGCGCCGCGCTACGAAGGCCGCAAGGAATTCAAGAACGCCATCAACACTTACCTGGAGAAGGAATTCACGCCCGCGCACCGGGAAGCCGAACAGCGCCTGCTCGATTCCAGTTTCTCCGTCATGGCCCAAGGCGTGGCCCAGGGCCGCAAGCTCACCACCGAGGCCGCCCGGCAGGCCCTCTCCGAAGGACCCTATCCCGGCGATCGCGCCCTCGCCCTGCACCTGATCGACGGCCTGGCTTACCGGGACGAGGTTTACGAAAAGGCCAAAGTCCGCGCGGGCAAGAACGCCAAATTGCTCTGGCTCGGAGCCTACGACAGCCGCACCGACGACCTCCACACCGATGGCAAACGCATCGCCCTCATCTACGGCTCCGGCGACATCGTCTCCGGCCGCAGCGGCTTCGATCCCATGAACGGCACTGAGTCCATGGGCTCCGACACCGTCTCCGCCGCCTTTCGCAAAGCCGTCGACGACAAGGACGTGAAGGCCATCATCTTCCGCGTCGATTCCCCCGGCGGCAGCGTCGTCGCCTCCGAAACCATCTGGCGAGAAGTGCTGCGCGCGCGGCAGGCGAAGAAGCCGGTCATCGTCTCCATGTCGGCCCTGGCCGCTTCCGGCGGCTACTACGTCGCCATGGGTGCAGACCGCATCATCGCCCAGCCCGGCACCATCACCGGCTCCATCGGAGTCTTCACCGGCAAGATGTACACCCGCGCCCTCTGGGAAAAGCTGGGCGTCTCCTTCGACGCCGTCCAGACCGGCCCCAATGCCGGCATGTACGACGGCTATTCCGACTTCACGCCCGAACAATGGGCCGTCGTCCGGGGCTCCCTCGACCGCATCTACTCGAACTTCACCCGCAAGGTAGCCGAAGGCCGCAAACTGCCGCTGGCGCGTGTCGAGGAGATCGCCCGCGGCCGCGTCTGGAGCGGTGAAGATGCACTGGCCCGGGGCCTGGTCGACGAGCTGGGCGGCTTCCCCGCCGCCATCCAGGCCGCCAAGAAGCTTGCGCATATTCCTGAAAAGGAAGACATTGAGCTGCGCATCTACCCGCCGGCCAAAGGCCGCATGGAAGCTCTCCTGGCCTTGTTGAACGGTGAGGGCGAAGATAGCAGCGATCCCCGCGACGAGGCGATGCTCAGCCTGCTGCGCAGCGTGCAACCCATGACCCGCATGATGCACCGCCTGGGCCTCACCCAGCGCCGTCAAGGGTGGCTGCGGATGCCGCCCGTGGGTGTCGAATAA
- a CDS encoding RluA family pseudouridine synthase, with the protein MHSFLIGEGDAGQRLDHFLMTRLPEFSRARLQSWVEEGRVQVNGESRKASWKLRSGETVEVEPAELKPLRAFAEDIPLEILYEDESLLAINKPAGLVVHAGAGNESGTLVNALLHHFESLSTLGGELRPGIVHRLDKGTSGVMLVARTDAAHRNLSAQFAGRKVKKVYLALVMGHVKRDAGRIDTAISRDPVNRTKMTARLEEGREAHTEYYVLERLPHHTLLRVLIGTGRTHQIRVHLSQLGHPVAGDPLYGAPAAPENRPWLHAWRITFTSPATGEEVTIEAPVPAELEAWKQRLL; encoded by the coding sequence GTGCATAGCTTTTTGATCGGTGAGGGCGACGCGGGCCAGCGGCTCGACCATTTCCTGATGACGCGGCTGCCGGAGTTCAGCCGGGCGCGGCTGCAGTCGTGGGTGGAAGAGGGCCGGGTGCAGGTGAACGGGGAGAGCCGCAAGGCTTCCTGGAAGCTGCGGTCCGGCGAGACGGTGGAAGTGGAACCGGCCGAACTGAAGCCGCTGCGCGCCTTTGCGGAAGACATCCCGCTGGAAATCCTGTATGAAGACGAGAGCCTGCTGGCGATCAACAAGCCGGCCGGGCTGGTGGTGCATGCCGGAGCGGGGAATGAATCGGGCACCCTGGTGAACGCGCTGCTGCACCACTTCGAATCGCTTTCGACCCTGGGCGGTGAGCTGCGGCCGGGCATCGTGCACCGGCTGGACAAAGGGACCAGCGGCGTGATGCTAGTGGCGCGCACGGATGCCGCGCACCGCAATCTGTCAGCGCAGTTTGCCGGGCGCAAGGTGAAAAAAGTTTACCTGGCGCTGGTAATGGGGCACGTCAAAAGGGATGCGGGGCGGATTGATACGGCGATTTCCCGCGATCCGGTGAACCGGACGAAGATGACGGCGCGGCTGGAAGAGGGGCGCGAAGCGCACACGGAATACTACGTGCTGGAGCGGCTGCCGCACCATACGCTGCTGCGCGTGCTGATCGGGACGGGGCGGACGCACCAGATCCGGGTGCACCTGTCGCAGTTGGGGCATCCGGTGGCGGGGGATCCGCTGTATGGGGCTCCGGCGGCTCCGGAGAACCGGCCGTGGCTGCATGCGTGGCGCATTACGTTCACCTCGCCGGCGACGGGCGAGGAGGTGACAATCGAAGCGCCGGTGCCGGCTGAGCTTGAGGCTTGGAAACAACGGCTCTTATAA
- a CDS encoding IS481 family transposase, with translation MDQRVQLLQEYDEGETVTALAEAYGVSRKTVHKWIKRREEEGVAGLQDRSRAPHTSPQEVSQEVIERILAERRKWNWGPRKLLRKLAEAEPERKHWPAPSTIAMILKRAGLSVTRKRRLRTPPFGQPFASVDGPNRTWCADFKGWFRTGDGVRCDPLTITDAHSRYLLRCQITPKTDGKHAAAIFEAAFREYGLPEVIRTDNGTPFSTRAPGGLSRLSMRWVRLGILPERTAPASPQENGRHERMHRTLKQDTLNPPAANPRQQQKRFHDFQRIYNEQRPHEALDYDTPAKHYQPSLRPMPRRIPEVEYPAGLVLRRIQNHGDLYYKDQRIFISEIFARQLLGLRQVDDRYFEVFYGMLLLGWLDIERNRFMRKKPKALEQQDDESAAVPAAE, from the coding sequence ACGGGTTCAACTATTGCAGGAGTACGACGAAGGCGAGACCGTGACCGCACTGGCGGAAGCCTATGGCGTATCGAGAAAGACGGTCCACAAGTGGATCAAGCGTCGAGAGGAGGAAGGCGTGGCCGGTTTGCAGGACCGCAGCCGGGCGCCTCATACCAGCCCGCAGGAAGTCAGTCAGGAAGTCATAGAGCGCATCCTGGCTGAGCGGCGGAAGTGGAACTGGGGCCCGCGCAAGCTATTGAGGAAGTTGGCCGAGGCGGAGCCGGAGAGGAAGCACTGGCCGGCGCCCAGCACCATCGCCATGATCCTGAAAAGAGCGGGTCTGAGTGTCACACGAAAGCGACGCTTGCGGACGCCGCCCTTCGGGCAGCCCTTTGCGTCCGTGGATGGACCCAATCGGACGTGGTGCGCGGACTTCAAGGGTTGGTTCCGTACAGGTGATGGCGTGCGTTGCGATCCATTGACCATCACGGACGCCCACAGCAGGTACTTGCTGCGCTGCCAAATTACGCCGAAGACGGATGGAAAGCATGCGGCTGCGATCTTCGAGGCGGCGTTTCGAGAGTACGGTCTGCCGGAGGTGATTCGTACGGACAATGGCACGCCGTTTTCGACGCGGGCGCCTGGCGGACTCAGTCGGTTGTCGATGCGCTGGGTTCGGCTGGGCATTCTGCCGGAGCGCACAGCACCGGCCTCACCGCAGGAAAACGGCCGCCACGAGCGCATGCATCGGACGTTGAAACAGGACACGCTGAATCCGCCGGCGGCCAACCCGCGCCAGCAGCAGAAGCGATTTCACGACTTTCAAAGGATCTACAACGAGCAGCGGCCCCATGAAGCCCTGGACTACGATACGCCGGCAAAACACTATCAGCCGTCGTTGCGCCCGATGCCACGTCGGATCCCGGAGGTGGAGTACCCGGCAGGGCTCGTGCTACGACGGATCCAGAATCACGGAGATCTCTACTACAAGGATCAGAGGATTTTCATCAGCGAGATCTTTGCGCGTCAGTTGCTTGGACTGCGGCAGGTTGACGATCGCTATTTCGAAGTGTTCTACGGCATGCTGTTGCTCGGCTGGCTGGACATAGAGCGTAATCGGTTTATGAGGAAGAAGCCGAAGGCGCTGGAGCAACAGGACGACGAATCCGCGGCGGTGCCGGCCGCTGAGTAA
- a CDS encoding VWA domain-containing protein, which translates to MTTRRSFLSLASCLPALGQQVADSNQTITFDVTRVNLLYTVSDKRGRFVNNLGRDDFEVYEEKKKQRILEFAAETNLPLRIGLLIDTSNSIRDRFRFELEASGQFLKSVVRKNVDKAVVYSFDTETRIVQDFTDDADVLDKKVRELRPGGGTAFYDSIFLCCRDRLDKEQPRHKFRRALIMVGDGEDNNSHYTRDQALEMVHKTEVVVYSISTNTTHSETSGDKILRYFAAETGGLAFFPFKAEDLSQDFENIANELRSQYSILFRPEPLKTDGLYHPVQIKVRERKDLVVRARKGYYAPKA; encoded by the coding sequence ATGACGACGAGACGCTCATTCCTGTCGTTGGCTTCCTGCCTGCCGGCCCTGGGCCAGCAGGTCGCCGATTCCAACCAGACCATCACGTTCGACGTCACGCGCGTCAACCTGCTGTATACCGTTTCCGACAAACGGGGGCGGTTTGTGAACAACCTCGGGCGGGACGACTTCGAAGTCTACGAAGAGAAGAAGAAGCAGAGGATTCTGGAATTCGCTGCGGAGACGAACCTGCCCCTGCGCATCGGGCTGCTGATCGACACCAGCAATTCGATCCGCGACCGGTTCCGCTTTGAGCTGGAGGCTTCGGGCCAGTTCCTAAAGAGCGTCGTCCGCAAGAATGTCGACAAAGCGGTGGTGTACAGCTTCGATACGGAGACCCGCATTGTTCAGGATTTCACCGACGATGCCGACGTGCTCGACAAGAAGGTGCGCGAGTTGCGGCCGGGCGGAGGCACGGCGTTCTACGACTCCATCTTCCTGTGCTGCCGCGACCGCCTGGACAAGGAACAGCCGCGCCACAAGTTCCGGCGCGCGCTGATCATGGTGGGCGACGGCGAGGACAACAACTCCCACTACACGCGTGACCAGGCGCTGGAGATGGTCCACAAGACGGAAGTGGTGGTGTACTCCATCTCGACGAACACGACGCACAGCGAGACGAGCGGCGACAAGATTCTGAGATACTTCGCGGCGGAGACGGGCGGCCTGGCGTTTTTCCCGTTTAAGGCAGAGGACCTGTCGCAGGACTTCGAGAACATTGCGAACGAGCTGCGGTCGCAGTACAGCATCCTGTTCCGGCCGGAACCGCTGAAGACCGACGGTTTGTACCATCCGGTGCAGATCAAGGTGCGGGAGCGCAAGGATCTGGTGGTGCGCGCCCGCAAGGGCTATTACGCGCCCAAGGCCTGA